A genome region from Maylandia zebra isolate NMK-2024a linkage group LG6, Mzebra_GT3a, whole genome shotgun sequence includes the following:
- the klhl2 gene encoding kelch-like protein 2, with protein sequence MVHAAGPSFQPLKNTRIMDSHPLCTRLCPHSLDKEDGVERHGPVTLNPRHMRKAFKVMNELRSQSLLCDVTIVAEDVEIAAHRVVLAAGSPYFHAMFTGEMAESRAKRVRIKEMDGWTLGLLIDYIYTAEIQVTEDNVQALLPAAGLLQLNEVKKACCEFLSSQLHPSNCLGIRAFADLHACSQLLTQANSFAEQHFTEVVGSEEFLNLGMEQVSSLIASDKLTIPSEEKVFEAVIAWVNHDKDVRQEHLAHLMEHVRLPLLSREYLVQRVEEESLIKNSSACKDYLIEAMKYHLLPADQRALMKTARTRMRTPACCPKVMVVVGGQAPKAIRSVECYDFEEQRWYQVAELPTRRCRAGVVYVAGCVYAVGGFNGSLRVRTVDCYDPMMDRWTSVSSMQDRRSTLGASVLNGLLYAVGGFDGSTGLSTVEAYNAKTDEWFHVAPMSTRRSSVGVGVVNGILYAVGGYDGATRQCLSTVEAYNPKSNTWSYIAEMGTRRSGAGVGVLKGLLYAVGGHDGPLVRKSCEVYDPATNSWRQVADMNMCRRNAGVCAVNNVLYVVGGDDGSCNLASVEFYNPITDKWTLLPTCMSTGRSYAGVTVIDKPL encoded by the exons ATGGTGCATGCCGCTGGGCCAAGTTTTCAGCCTCTGAAAAACACCAGAATCATGGACAGTCATCCGCT GTGCACTAGACTTTGTCCACACTCTCTGGACAAAGAGGACGGAGTGGAAAGGCACGGTCCCGTCACTCTGAACCCTCGCCACATGAGGAAGGCGTTCAAAGTCATGAACGAGCTGCGCAG CCAGAGCCTGTTGTGTGATGTGACCATTGTGGCAGAGGACGTCGAGATTGCTGCTCACAGAGTGGTTCTGGCTGCTGGGAGCCCTTACTTTCACGCTATGTTCACAG GCGAGATGGCAGAAAGTAGGGCAAAACGAGTGAGGATAAAGGAGATGGATGGCTGGACTCTGGGCCTGTTGATTGACTACATCTACACGGCGGAGATACAGGTCACGGAGGATAATGtgcag GCGCTGTTGCCTGCAGCGGGGCTGCTCCAGCTGAACGAGGTGAAAAAGGCTTGCTGTGAGTTCCTGAGCTCTCAGCTTCATCCGTCCAACTGCCTGGGAATAAGAGCCTTCGCTGACCTACACGCCTGCTCCCAGCTTCTCACGCAGGCTAACAGCTTCGCAG AGCAACATTTTACAGAGGTGGTCGGGAGTGAGGAGTTTCTTAATTTGGGCATGGAGCAAGTGTCCAGCCTTATCGCCAGCGACAAGCTCACCATACCCTCAGAGGAGAAG GTTTTTGAGGCCGTCATAGCTTGGGTCAACCACGATAAAGACGTCCGCCAGGAGCATTTGGCTCACCTGATGGAACATGTCCGCCTGCCGCTCCTCTCCAGAGAAtacctggtgcag CGGGTGGAGGAGGAGTCTCTGATTAAGAACAGCAGTGCCTGTAAAGACTACCTGATTGAGGCCATGAAGTACCACCTGCTGCCGGCCGACCAGAGAGCTCTGATGAAGACCGCCCGCACACGCATGAGGACTCCAGCCTGCTGTCCTAAG GTGATGGTGGTGGTTGGCGGTCAGGCTCCTAAGGCCATTCGAAGTGTTGAATGTTACGACTTTGAGGAGCAGCGATGGTACCAAGTGGCTGAACTCCCAACTAGGAGGTGCCGAGCAG gtgtggtgtatgtggctgGATGCGTGTACGCGGTGGGCGGTTTCAACGGTTCTTTGCGCGTGCGGACGGTCGACTGTTACGACCCGATGATGGACCGCTGGACGAGCGTGAGCAGCATGCAGGACCGTCGATCGACGCTCGGGGCCTCTGTGCTCAACGGACTCCTGTACgctgttggaggctttgacggCAGCACAG GTCTGTCTACGGTCGAGGCGTATAACGCTAAGACAGACGAGTGGTTCCATGTGGCGCCCATGAGCACCCGACGCAGCAGTGTAGGAGTCGGCGTTGTCAATG GGATCCTTTATGCTGTTGGAGGTTATGACGGAGCCACCAGGCAGTGTTTAAGTACAGTAGAAGCTTACAACCCTAAAAGCAACACGTGGAGCTATATAGCAGAGATGGGAACAAGACGCAGTGGAGCAG GTGTGGGTGTATTAAAAGGTTTACTTTATGCTGTGGGGGGCCACGATGGTCCATTGGTGAGGAAGAGTTGTGAAGTTTATGATCCAGCCACTAACAGCTGGAGACAAGTAGCTGACATGAACATGTGTCGACGTAATGCAG gCGTGTGTGCTGTAAATAATGTACTCTACGTGGTGGGAGGAGATGACGGAAGCTGTAATTTGGCCTCGGTGGAGTTCTACAATCCGATCACTGACAAGTGGACGTTACTGCCGACCTGCATGAGCACAGGTCGCAGTTATGCAG